The genomic stretch TGAGGTCGTGGGCAACGACGCTCGCAAACTGGTCCAGCCGTTCGTTCTGGCGCTGTAGCTTCGCCTCTCTGTTCGCCCGACCGAAGGCGGCTTCGACGGTCGCACCGAGGATGCGAAACAGGTCCACATCCGTCTCGGAGAACCCTCGTTCGTTCGAGGTCCCGACGCCGACGAGTCCGTACTCACCCAGCGGGACGAACAGCCCACTCGTCGGCAATGCGGCTGCGTCGTCGATTCCCGGTTCCTCCTGAAGATTGTCGTACGTCCGCAGCTCCGAGGACTCGAACGCCTCCCAGGCCAGATTCTCATCTGGTTGGAGCCGTGGCAACTCGCCGAGCAGGTCCCGGACGGCCGCACTCGACGCCAGCGGAACGAGTTCGTCCGCTCGCTGGTCGGACTCCCAGATTCCTGTGAGCTCGAAGCCGAGAATCTCGACGGCTGCCTCGATGGCGATTTCCCCGATCTCACTGCCAGACTGTGCCCTGCTGAGCCGCTGGGACGTCTCCTGTAGCGAGCGCAGTTTCGCCTCCAGCTCTTTTTGCTCGGTGATGTCTTCGAGCACTGCGAGGATACTCGTTACCTCGCCGTCGGGATCACTGATCGGGGCGACCGACAGGAGCAGGTCCAGTTCGTCGCCGTCCTTGGTCTTTCGTCGTATCTCCTCGCCGCGGATCCGCTCGCCGCTCATGGCTCGCTGTCGATGCTCGTCGAACTCGGCCTGCCTGTCTTGGGGGATCATCGGGTTCGGCTCACCGAGCACCTCCGCTCGCGACCAGCCGAACATCTTCTCTGCCTCGTCGTTCCAGCGAGTGACGATGCCGTCACGGTCGATCTCCATCACGGTGAGTGGCGTCGCTTCGATGAGCGATTCGAGCCGCTGGTTCGTCGCTTCGAGATTCCGCTCGCGTTCGACCTGTTCGGTGACGTTGCGTGCGATGCCGACGATCTTGACGATCTCCCCGTCGATTATCACCGGTGCGAGGCTCGTCTCCCAGAACCGTGCACCGTCATCGATGGCCAGCTCCTCTCGGTACGAGATCGGCTCTCGTTGCTCGACACAGCGGCCGTAGTTCGCTTCGAGCTCTGCGCCGCGTTTCGCTCCGAACACCTCGCTCGGCGTCTGATGTCGAACGTCTTCGGTCGTCAGCCCGGTCTGGGTTTCGTACCCCGGGCTGAGCCGGGAGAACTCGAATGCCGGATCCGCGTCGGTCGTGTCGACGTTCAGCAGGAAGATCGCGTCACCGGACGTTTCCAGCAGTGCCTCGTACTCCTCTGCGAGTTCTCGGTGGTCGCGCTCCTGGGTCTTCCGCTCGGTGATATCTTGAAACACGCCACGGAGCACGGTCGTGTCGTTGGGTGTGTTGTCGACGCGTTCGCCCCACACGCGCACGTCGCGGATCTCGCCGTCGGCTCGAACGATCCGGAGATCGAGGTCGTAGGCCTCCCCGTGTTCGAGTGTCTGCTCGACCGCAGTCGCGATCGTTTCCCTGTCGTCGGGATGGTAGAAGTCGATCGCGTCTTCGAGTGACGGGTCGTAGTCGTCCTCGACACCGTGGATTCGACGGACCCCGTCGGACCATTCGAGATCGCCCGTCGATGGGAAGTACTCCCAGACACCGATCTCCGCGATGTCCTGTACCCGCTCGAAGAGGAAGTCCTGCCGTTCGAGTTCGGTCTGGTCGCGGTTGCGGGATATCTCGGTGCTCACCAGTTCCGACAACAGTTCGACGAACGTCTGTTCGAGTGGGCCAAAGGGCGTGACTCGTGTGCTCGGGCTCGAGAAGTTGATCGTTCCGTAGCGCTCACCGTCGACGACGAGTGGCGCACCGATGTACGACTCCAGTCCGAGCTCGCGATAGGCTGGATGGGTTCGCTTTCCGTCGGCGACCGCATCGGTGAACGCACAGACTCCGTCATCGTCGATGACCTCTGCACAGTACGTCGCTTCGAGTTCGAACTGTGCTCCCGGTTCGATGTCGGTTTCCGGTGCGTGGACTGCCTCGACGGTGTAGTCGCTGCCGCGGACGCGCGAAGCGATCCCGATCTCTAGGTCCAGCGTCCGACAGCCGACTGCCAGCAGTTCCCGGAGCCGGGTCTCGCCCGAGACGTCGCTCTTTGCCATGATGCCCTGGAGCTCTCGGAGCGCGTCCCGTTCTCGTTGTGCTCGTCGCTTGACTTCGCTCTGTTCCGTGATGTCCCGGGCGACGACGAGGACCTGCTCGCCGGTGCCACTTCGGAACGGCGTTACGCGGATGTCGAAGGTCCGTTCGTCGTTCCCGATCGCCATCTCGACCTGTAGATCCGAGTCGTACAGGCCGGTCAGGCCACCGTCGCCCTCTGGTCCGTCGAGCGCGGCGTCGATGACGCTTCGTAGCTGCTCTGCCTCCTCCTCGGAGAGTCGCTCCTCGACGACCGCGTCGAGCTGTCGCCGGTTGACTGTCGTCGACTGGTTTCCCCCGACCAAGCGTTTGCCGGCTCCGTTCGCGAACCTCACGACGCCGTCCTCGTCGACGACGAACACGATGTCGTGGATGT from Halomicrobium mukohataei DSM 12286 encodes the following:
- a CDS encoding PAS domain S-box protein encodes the protein MNYTENATSEEIRLLYVNDDTDFVDLARAKLQSHSSAFEISTAGTVAAARDQIETAAIDCVVTSYSLPDGTGIELIEQIRSADTELPTILFTGRGNERIASEATQAGVSDYIPLRADQHNFELLARRIHTLVEAARKAAIAQRLSDRFQRTLERATDAIYAVDNDWRIEYMNEKMADRIDRDPESIVGSRIWDEFPSIVGTELEERYRTAMETGEPVSFEQRLGDPFEYWVEVRAFPDDDGLTVFSRETTDERERERELERSAAILENIHDIVFVVDEDGVVRFANGAGKRLVGGNQSTTVNRRQLDAVVEERLSEEEAEQLRSVIDAALDGPEGDGGLTGLYDSDLQVEMAIGNDERTFDIRVTPFRSGTGEQVLVVARDITEQSEVKRRAQRERDALRELQGIMAKSDVSGETRLRELLAVGCRTLDLEIGIASRVRGSDYTVEAVHAPETDIEPGAQFELEATYCAEVIDDDGVCAFTDAVADGKRTHPAYRELGLESYIGAPLVVDGERYGTINFSSPSTRVTPFGPLEQTFVELLSELVSTEISRNRDQTELERQDFLFERVQDIAEIGVWEYFPSTGDLEWSDGVRRIHGVEDDYDPSLEDAIDFYHPDDRETIATAVEQTLEHGEAYDLDLRIVRADGEIRDVRVWGERVDNTPNDTTVLRGVFQDITERKTQERDHRELAEEYEALLETSGDAIFLLNVDTTDADPAFEFSRLSPGYETQTGLTTEDVRHQTPSEVFGAKRGAELEANYGRCVEQREPISYREELAIDDGARFWETSLAPVIIDGEIVKIVGIARNVTEQVERERNLEATNQRLESLIEATPLTVMEIDRDGIVTRWNDEAEKMFGWSRAEVLGEPNPMIPQDRQAEFDEHRQRAMSGERIRGEEIRRKTKDGDELDLLLSVAPISDPDGEVTSILAVLEDITEQKELEAKLRSLQETSQRLSRAQSGSEIGEIAIEAAVEILGFELTGIWESDQRADELVPLASSAAVRDLLGELPRLQPDENLAWEAFESSELRTYDNLQEEPGIDDAAALPTSGLFVPLGEYGLVGVGTSNERGFSETDVDLFRILGATVEAAFGRANREAKLQRQNERLDQFASVVAHDLRNPLSVAIGFTDIVQQTQDPAHFEKVETAHERIERLIDDLLTLARGESTVTETEEIDLETIATEAWGYVDTSEATLTVESVPVVAGDSGRLTQLFENLFRNAVEHGGEEVSVNVGRLTEADGFYVEDNGVGIPPEKRTTVFEHGTTTNEGGTGFGLSIVEDIAKAHGWTVSATSGTTGGARFEIEMTP